The Enterobacter oligotrophicus sequence CGCAGGAAGTTACGCACTACGTCGGCAGAGATCCCTGGGTAAATCGTCACCACGCCAATTGGCTGTGGGGTGATCGGGTGGACTATCAGCTCGCCTGCGGTGTGTGGCGCAGGCGGCGTTCCCAGACGACGAATATGAATACCCGCTTCCAGCAGCGGCTGAAGGTTTGGCGACGCAAAGGCGTCAAAGCCATCGGCATGCGCTTTGGTGGTACGGTTGCCGCGATACAGTCGATTGTTGAAGAACAACGACACTTCATTAACCGGATAATTGGCCGCCACATACAGAGAGTTAAGCAGGTTAATCTGACCATCAGAGCGCAGTTCCGCCAGCGGGATTTGCGAGCCCGTGACGATAACCGGTTTGCTCAGGTTCTCAAGCATAAAGGAGAGCGCCGAGGCGGTGAACGCCATGGTGTCAGTGCCATGCAGGATCACGAAACCGTCATACTGGTCGTAATTAGCCTTAATATCATCCGCAATATGCTGCCAGTCTTCCGGCGTCATATCAGAGGAGTCCATCAGTGGATCATACTCGTGAATGGTAAAGTCCGGCATCTCTTGGCGGTGGAATTCAGGCATCAGCGCAAGCTGGCGCTGCAGGTGGCCGGAGACAGGGATATAGCCGTTTTCAGAGCGCTGCATACCGATAGTACCGCCGGTATAGGCTACATAAATCGATTTCTTCTGCATGATAGTGAGTTCTTGTGCTTCAAAGAAAAATCCCCTCTTCAGGCGAAGAGGGGACGGGTATTAACGCACGTTTGCGCAGGTCAGACAAAACGCATAACGGCTTTGTGGATCATTAAACGCGGCCAGTTTATCGCTCTCCGCTTTCATCGCTTTTGCGGCGGATGCCACAGGCGCAGGCAGGTAAGCCTGCAGCGCTTCCGGCAGCATGGCGCGGACGGAGCCGGACATGCTGTCCATCACCATATCAAAGAACGTCGGTTCGTCCTGGTAATAATCCACATGCCACTGCTTGAGTTTTGCCAGTTCAGCCGCCTTCTTCACGGCGTCATCAAAGTCACCGAGGCTGTCTACCAGGCCATTACTTTTCGCATCCTGCCCGGTCCAGACGTGGCCCTGAGCAATCTGGTCAATCTGTTCAGGCGTTTTTTTACGGGAATCTGCGACCAGAGTAATAAAGCGCTTATAGCCGCTCTCAATGCTGAGCTGCATCATCTCCGAGACTTCCGGCGGCAGCGATTTGGTGACCGACACATCCGCCAGCGGCGAGGTGGCAACGCCGTCGGTATGCACGCCCAGATAATCGAGGCTGTTTTCAACGGTGTTGATCACGCCGAAAATACCAATCGAGCCGGTCAGCGTGCTTGGGTTAGCGACGATATAGTTCGCTGGCGTGGAGATCCAGTAACCGCCGGATGCCGCCATTCCACCCATTGACACCACTACAGGCTTGCCCGCCGCGCGAGCCGCGGCCAGTTCAGCGCGGATCACTTCGGAGGCGCTGACGCTACCGCCAGGGCTGTTCACGCGCAGAACAATCGCTTTCACTTTCGGATCAAGACGCGCATCGCGGATTTGCGACGCCGTAGTATCGCCGCCGACGTTCCCCGGCGTCTCCTGGCCGTCCATAATCGCACCATTGGCGAAGACCACCGCGACGCTGTCACCGCTGTCATCCGGTTTCTTCGCTGCGTAGTCATACATGCTGATGGCGCTGTAGTTTTTATCCTCTTTGTCCCAGCCAAATTGCTTGCTCAGGGATTTCTCGATCTCCGCGCTGGTTCCCAGTGCATCGACCAGTTTGTTATCGAGCGCATATTTCGCGGTATCACCATCAACCTTGCGCAGCCCCTCCAGCACGCCCTGAGCGCCAGGGAACACTTGCTCCTTCGTGATCTGACGGTTCGCGGCAACGGTGCCCAGATAGTTCTGCCACAGCTCGCCAATCCAGCGGCTGTCCGCTTCACGGGCGGCAGGGGACATATCATCACGGATAAACGGTTCAACGGCGGATTTATACGTGCCGACGCGGAAAACGTGAGTCGTGACTTTCAGCTTGTCGAGCAGGGATTTGTAGTACAGGCCGTTGGTCGCAAAACCATGCAGGTCAACCGTGCCCTGTGGAGAGAGCCAGATTTTATTCGCAAAGCTGGCCAGATAATATTGCCCCTGGCTGTAGCTATCGCCTACCGCAATCACCGGCTTGCCGCTGTCGCGGAATTCGCGCAGCGCTTTACCGATGTACTGCATTGATGGTTGATCGGCTCCGGCGAAATCTTTCAGATCCAGCACGATGCCCGTAATGTTACGATCGTCTTTGGCCTGGCGAATGGTATCAACGATATCAAACAGGGAGTTTTCCTGCAGACGGTCAGACGTTGCACCAAACAACTGACGGCCAATCACGCCCAGACGATTGCTGGTAGAGGGCTTATCAACAATGACGCCAGTGATGTCGAGCAACAGCGCCCCGCGAGTCGAATGCTGCGACTGATTCGCGTTGCTGATGTGCATCCAGACGCCCGCGCAAACCAGAACCAGGAAGATGAAGAAGATATTCATCACCAGGTTGCGGACGAAGTTGAGCAGTCGCCACGTCCATTTAAAGAAACCGGCAAAGATTCGCCAAAGGGTTCGCATGTATTCTCCCTAACCAGAAAATGACTGTTTCCGTCGCCACTGGACGGTAATGTGGGGTTATCGTAATGACCCAACCGCCTCTTGTCAGCAGGAATCGCCTGCTGCGCTGTAACAAAATCTGCCGCCGTGTTAATTTTGTGAGTAAATTTCAAGACAGGAGTTAACCAATGGACGCACTTGAACTGCTTGTTAACCGTCGTAGCGCTTCACGTCTGGCCGATCCTGCGCCTGCGGGCGAGCAACTGGAAAACATTCTGCGCGCCGGTCTGCGCGCGCCGGATCATGGCACGCTTCAGCCGTGGCACTTCTTTATTATTGAAGGTGAAGGCCGTGAGCGCTTCAGTGCACTGCTGGAAAAAGGTGCGGTTGCCGCGGGGCAGGATGAAAAAGGGATTGAAAAAGCGCGCAGCGGTCCGTTCAGAGCGCCGATGATCATTGCGGTGGTGGCAAAATGCCAGGCTGACCATAAAGTACCGCTCTGGGAGCAGGAGATGTCTGCCGGTTGCGCGGTGATGGCGATGCAAATGGCCGCGGTCGCGCAAGGCTTCAATGGCATCTGGCGCACGGGGCCGTTGACTGAAAGCGCCGCTGTACGCGAGGGATTATCCTGCGGTGAACACGATAAAATCGTCGGCTTCCTTTACCTCGGCACGCCTCAGCTTAAAGCCTCCAGCACAATCAGCGTGCCGGATACCACGCCTTTCGTCAGCCGTTTCTGATAACGCGCGCTAAACTGTCTGGATTCTGAGCATCTGCCGCAGAATTCAGACAGTCATACTTACCTCTTTATGGAATGAGCGCTACCATAGCGCGATTGCAATGACAGGAGATGTCCATGAGCGAGCAAACCATTCGTTTAACGCAATACAGCCACGGAGCCGGTTGCGGTTGTAAAATTTCCCCGAAAGTGCTGGAAACCATCCTGCACAGTGAACAGGCGAAGTTTGTCGACCCGAACCTGCTTGTCGGCAACGAAACGCGTGACGATGCAGCGGTTTATGATTTAGGTAACGGCACCAGCATTATCAGTACCACCGATTTCTTTATGCCGATTGTCGACAATCCGTTCGATTTCGGGCGTATTGCGGCTACCAACGCCATCAGCGATATCTTCGCGATGGGCGGCAAGCCGATTATGGCGATCGCCATTCTGGGCTGGCCGATCAACACGATCGCTCCAGAAATTGCCCGCGAGG is a genomic window containing:
- the ansA gene encoding asparaginase translates to MQKKSIYVAYTGGTIGMQRSENGYIPVSGHLQRQLALMPEFHRQEMPDFTIHEYDPLMDSSDMTPEDWQHIADDIKANYDQYDGFVILHGTDTMAFTASALSFMLENLSKPVIVTGSQIPLAELRSDGQINLLNSLYVAANYPVNEVSLFFNNRLYRGNRTTKAHADGFDAFASPNLQPLLEAGIHIRRLGTPPAPHTAGELIVHPITPQPIGVVTIYPGISADVVRNFLRQPVKALILRSYGVGNAPQNGEFLKELQEASDRGIVVVNLTQCMSGKVNMGGYATGNALAHAGVISGFDMTVEATLTKLHYLLSQDLDVQSIRSAMMQNLRGELTPDE
- the sppA gene encoding signal peptide peptidase SppA, encoding MRTLWRIFAGFFKWTWRLLNFVRNLVMNIFFIFLVLVCAGVWMHISNANQSQHSTRGALLLDITGVIVDKPSTSNRLGVIGRQLFGATSDRLQENSLFDIVDTIRQAKDDRNITGIVLDLKDFAGADQPSMQYIGKALREFRDSGKPVIAVGDSYSQGQYYLASFANKIWLSPQGTVDLHGFATNGLYYKSLLDKLKVTTHVFRVGTYKSAVEPFIRDDMSPAAREADSRWIGELWQNYLGTVAANRQITKEQVFPGAQGVLEGLRKVDGDTAKYALDNKLVDALGTSAEIEKSLSKQFGWDKEDKNYSAISMYDYAAKKPDDSGDSVAVVFANGAIMDGQETPGNVGGDTTASQIRDARLDPKVKAIVLRVNSPGGSVSASEVIRAELAAARAAGKPVVVSMGGMAASGGYWISTPANYIVANPSTLTGSIGIFGVINTVENSLDYLGVHTDGVATSPLADVSVTKSLPPEVSEMMQLSIESGYKRFITLVADSRKKTPEQIDQIAQGHVWTGQDAKSNGLVDSLGDFDDAVKKAAELAKLKQWHVDYYQDEPTFFDMVMDSMSGSVRAMLPEALQAYLPAPVASAAKAMKAESDKLAAFNDPQSRYAFCLTCANVR
- a CDS encoding NAD(P)H nitroreductase, with protein sequence MDALELLVNRRSASRLADPAPAGEQLENILRAGLRAPDHGTLQPWHFFIIEGEGRERFSALLEKGAVAAGQDEKGIEKARSGPFRAPMIIAVVAKCQADHKVPLWEQEMSAGCAVMAMQMAAVAQGFNGIWRTGPLTESAAVREGLSCGEHDKIVGFLYLGTPQLKASSTISVPDTTPFVSRF